ATAGGTTTCACCATTTTCCTTAAACTTACGAAGACCGCAATTTTCTTCGTTAATCACTTCCAAATGACGGAAAATAGTACGGGGGCCGCAGTTCATAAGGCGAGCCAAGTCATTCACCGTCTGCTTGACTTTCAACTTGCCCTTAATCGCATTGATCTTTTCGTAACCGGTAGCCATTGGCACCTCCTATACAATTCTTAATCTATTTTCAATAGATGTCGTCTTGACATTTTTCAAAACGGTTGCAAACGCCAGCTCTTTCTGCAAAATGGATTGGACTGAGCCTTCCATCAAAAATCTACGGTTATTGCAAGACACCCTAATGTTGGCGCCACGCAAGAAAGTGCTGGTCGAAATTTCTGCTTCTACCTTTTTGCAAAGTTCCACGTTCACGGGTTCATAAACTTCTGTCACCAGCAAAATCAAGTCGCGAACCCCGGGAATTTCTGACAAACGGTTTTCCAAGTCCTTGGGGCGTTCATTCTCGTAACAGCAGGCTTCCAGCTGAACCTTACCCTCTACAACACTAAGCTTACAATCGAACAGGTACGTTCCCGGCGCTTCAATTTGTTCATACACGGACTTTTCAATCTGTGCATCGGTCACAAAAGGCGACACCAGGACGCGAGTAAAGTCGACGCAGCCTCGCACCTTAGGGAGCGCATTCACGCACCGCACCATCGACCGCTGGATCGAGAGATTATCGACAAGGCCGTTCAAGTAAACAATGCCCTGCGCCACTTCGACAGTCACCTTGGAGCACTGATCCGGAAAAACCTGGGCCAGCTTGCCCTGCACAACAGCCATCAACTTTTCGTTGGACACGTTTTGAGCCAAGGGCGGAAGCGTAATAAAGACCAAAGTCTTGTCTTTCAGCAGCACCACCAGCTTATCTTTTTCGCCGTCATTCACAAAGCCTACGGCAACGCCAAACTGGTCGCGGATAGCGTGATAGATATAATCGCCCAAAAGCGTCTGTGCGCTCTGTATGGGCAACAGGCGGTAACCTTCAGGAGATTCTTCATGATCAATGACGACTTTAGGAAGTTCGATTCTTTGATCGGGGCCGCCATCATAATTGACAACAAAAATCTGCTTGTCCGGCGACTGAAAAACGCTCTTGACGATTCCCGGTTTCGGGGTTTCCTTGAAAAAAATCCAGTTGCCCGCCGCTATGCGGTTATAGCCATAAATCTTGGCGTAATCCTGATTGACGAATTCTCGACTGCAAAAAACAAATTCATTCGAGAACGCCACAAACATGGTGCCACAGGCATCGCAGCAGCAAAGCAGAGGAATATGCGGATCCATTCCCCCAAAGGTCGAATAGGCCTCTCGGGCAAAAATGCCGTGTCCCGTCACCTTTTGGCAACGGCGGCAAAAGAGCCTTTGAGAATACAACCTATGAGGAAACTGAGAACGCATTTTCTAGTGTGTCATCCTGAGCTATACGAAACTTAGAACTTTAGTTCTGTAGTTGAGTTAGGTTCTTAGGAGCGAAGTCGATGGATCTACTTCATGAGCGGGAGAGCCACGTCGATGCGGCGGAGCACTTCTTCCTTGCCAATCAGTTCAAACATTTCCCAGAGGCCGGGGCCAGCGGTAACGCCAGACACGGCGAGACGCGGAGCACCGACGAGTTCACCGACCTTGTGGCCACAACGTTCGGCGAGGTCGTAGAAGCCCTTTTCGATGACCGGAGTCTTGAAGTCTTCGATGGAGGCGAGCATGTCGCGCACGAGCGTTGCCACTTCCTTGGAACCTTCACCAAAGTGCTTCTTGGCACCCTTTTCGTCATAGGTCGTCGGAGCCACAAAGAAGTACACGGCCATGTCGGCCAAGTCCTGCACAAAGTGGGCGCGCGGCTTGAGCTGTTTCACGATTTCATCGAGGCGAGCTTCCGGTTCGTTGGAAAGGTCGATGCCCTTGGCAACAAGGCCTTCCTTCATGATTCCCTTGAGCATGCCATCGTCGCACAGGTGAATGTGCTGGCCGTTCATCCACTGGAGTTTCTTTTCGTCGAAGCTGGCAGACTTCGGGTTGATGCGTTCAAGAGTGAAGCTGTCCACCATTTCCTTGATGGTCATAACTTCGCGGTCGTCGCCCGGGTTCCAGCCGAGGAGAGCGAGGTAGTTCACGAGCGTTTCGGGCAGGTAGCCGAGGTCGCGGAAATCACCCACAGAAGCTGCACCCTTGCGCTTGGAAAGCTTACCGCCGTTCTTGTCGAGAATCACCGGCAAGTGGCACCATACGGGCGGCTGCCAGCCGAAAGCCTTGTACAAGAGTTCGTGCTTCGGCGTGGAGCTAATCCATTCGTCGCCGCGGAGCACGTGGGTCGTACCCATCAAGTGGTCATCCACGACGCTTGCAAAGTGGTAGGTCGGATAACCGTCGCGCTTGATGAGCACCAGGTCATCCAAAAGTTCGTTCTGGTAACTGATGTGTCCGCGGATCATGTCATCGAATTCAGTGACGCCCGTTTCCGGAACCTTGAAGCGAATCACGGCCTTTTCGCCGGCGGCAATGCGGGCTTCGGCTTCTTCGCGGCTGATGTTACGGCAATGACGGTCGTAACCGGTCACCGGCACGTGAGACTTTTCCTGTTCGGCACGGACTTCCTGCAGGCGTTCTTCGGAGCAGAAGCAGTAGTATGCGTAGCCAGCATCCAAGAGCTTCTTGATTTCGCGGTGGTAAATGTCCAAGCGTTCGCTCTGGAAATACGGACCGCAGTCGCCTTCGCAGCCCGGACCTTCGTCCCACTGCAGGCCCAACCACTTGAGGTCGCGCATCAAGTCGTGCAATGCAGTTTCGTTGTAACGCTTACGGTCGGTATCTTCGATACGCAGGTAGAACGTACCGCCCATGTGTTTGGCAAAAAAGTAATTGTAGATAGCGGTACGAGCACCGCCCACATGCAGGTAGCCCGTCGGGCTCGGAGCAAAACGCACGCGGACAGGAGACTTAGCGGAGTTGCAATTTTCGCACATAGATTCCTCTTTATAGATTCAATCGGTCCAAACAGAAATTTGTTACGGACCCTGTTTTACATTCCGTGTCAAAAAATAGCAATTTAAAGAGCACCCCTGTTGAATATTTCTATCTTTGAAGCCGTTAATTGAAACAGCCACCTTTTCATGGGAAAATTATGGAAACTCTAAATTCCATCTTAGATACTATTGACGGCTACGTGTGGGGAATCCCGCTCATTGCAGTCATCCTGTTTGTCGGTATCCTGCTTACCAGCCGTCTCGGCGTGCTTCAGGTGACAAACCTCGGTAACGCCCTGCGTTACATGCTCCACAACGAAAAGCA
Above is a window of Fibrobacter sp. UWT2 DNA encoding:
- a CDS encoding BON domain-containing protein, with the translated sequence MDPHIPLLCCCDACGTMFVAFSNEFVFCSREFVNQDYAKIYGYNRIAAGNWIFFKETPKPGIVKSVFQSPDKQIFVVNYDGGPDQRIELPKVVIDHEESPEGYRLLPIQSAQTLLGDYIYHAIRDQFGVAVGFVNDGEKDKLVVLLKDKTLVFITLPPLAQNVSNEKLMAVVQGKLAQVFPDQCSKVTVEVAQGIVYLNGLVDNLSIQRSMVRCVNALPKVRGCVDFTRVLVSPFVTDAQIEKSVYEQIEAPGTYLFDCKLSVVEGKVQLEACCYENERPKDLENRLSEIPGVRDLILLVTEVYEPVNVELCKKVEAEISTSTFLRGANIRVSCNNRRFLMEGSVQSILQKELAFATVLKNVKTTSIENRLRIV
- the gltX gene encoding glutamate--tRNA ligase produces the protein MCENCNSAKSPVRVRFAPSPTGYLHVGGARTAIYNYFFAKHMGGTFYLRIEDTDRKRYNETALHDLMRDLKWLGLQWDEGPGCEGDCGPYFQSERLDIYHREIKKLLDAGYAYYCFCSEERLQEVRAEQEKSHVPVTGYDRHCRNISREEAEARIAAGEKAVIRFKVPETGVTEFDDMIRGHISYQNELLDDLVLIKRDGYPTYHFASVVDDHLMGTTHVLRGDEWISSTPKHELLYKAFGWQPPVWCHLPVILDKNGGKLSKRKGAASVGDFRDLGYLPETLVNYLALLGWNPGDDREVMTIKEMVDSFTLERINPKSASFDEKKLQWMNGQHIHLCDDGMLKGIMKEGLVAKGIDLSNEPEARLDEIVKQLKPRAHFVQDLADMAVYFFVAPTTYDEKGAKKHFGEGSKEVATLVRDMLASIEDFKTPVIEKGFYDLAERCGHKVGELVGAPRLAVSGVTAGPGLWEMFELIGKEEVLRRIDVALPLMK